A DNA window from Acidobacteriota bacterium contains the following coding sequences:
- a CDS encoding VOC family protein, protein MAASTRRRQAMTTTRIALTLFAAALFVAGAPEMVRAAEADYHHVYITSSAPPESVRWYIRHLGCEAIADRDDAANCHGVDVAFIVQPTMGSTQGTGVNHIGFSFADLTAKMAELEAVGVRGSGVRLQRFSDGSTLRESPGGYLHGYIFDPWGTRIEMVEDSDKLGFHHIHLSATDPAATLAWYQQMFGGEQATHAGTDDGLQFDNLWIFATEHPEGTPATTEGRAIDHIAFVVDDLDAAAEEMRSAGVEFAEDPQVPANGRTSARRALVRGPDNVRLAVVETGFAGIDSASAARVFADVTEPFDTPQTPWGEPDLQGVWTGNASHGIPLERPEDLVDIDSLTPEEAAARRERGTLGSIWGYEREWRDTTLSYDKNAPSTQVAMIIDPPDGRIPPLTPEGEQRAAQVAADNRRYSTSNVAGPEEVSPYVRCITRGLPNLMFPGVYNNGLQIYQGPGFVAIQKEMIHETRVIPTTAQPRLGDKLDTWLGDPQGRWEGDTLVVETTNFNGRASFRGSSPDMVLTERFTRLSPTRLEYQFTVSDPAIWTAPYTGRFTFDLDDEQYELVEYACHEGNYGMTNILSGARAREAEEASGR, encoded by the coding sequence ATGGCCGCATCGACGCGGAGGAGACAGGCCATGACCACCACACGCATTGCACTGACACTATTTGCCGCGGCGCTGTTTGTCGCCGGCGCTCCGGAGATGGTCCGGGCCGCCGAGGCGGACTACCACCATGTGTACATCACCTCGTCCGCGCCTCCCGAATCGGTCCGGTGGTACATTCGGCATCTCGGCTGCGAGGCCATCGCCGACCGGGACGACGCCGCGAACTGCCACGGCGTCGACGTGGCCTTCATCGTGCAGCCGACTATGGGGAGCACGCAGGGCACCGGCGTGAACCACATCGGCTTCTCGTTCGCCGACCTGACGGCGAAGATGGCGGAACTCGAGGCGGTCGGCGTACGCGGCTCGGGCGTCCGGCTTCAGCGCTTCTCCGATGGCTCGACGCTGCGCGAATCGCCGGGCGGCTATCTCCATGGCTACATCTTCGACCCGTGGGGCACGCGTATCGAGATGGTGGAGGATTCTGACAAACTCGGTTTCCATCACATCCATCTGAGTGCGACCGATCCGGCGGCGACGCTCGCCTGGTATCAGCAGATGTTCGGCGGCGAGCAGGCCACGCACGCGGGAACGGACGACGGCCTGCAATTCGACAACCTCTGGATCTTCGCGACCGAGCATCCGGAAGGGACGCCCGCGACGACCGAGGGGCGCGCAATCGACCACATCGCCTTCGTCGTCGACGACCTCGACGCGGCGGCCGAAGAGATGCGCTCGGCAGGTGTCGAGTTCGCCGAGGATCCACAAGTGCCCGCGAACGGCCGCACGTCGGCCCGGCGCGCGCTCGTCCGCGGCCCGGACAATGTCCGGCTGGCGGTGGTGGAGACGGGTTTCGCCGGCATCGACAGTGCGAGCGCGGCGCGGGTCTTTGCCGACGTGACCGAACCGTTCGACACGCCGCAGACACCGTGGGGGGAGCCGGATCTGCAGGGGGTCTGGACCGGCAACGCGTCGCACGGCATCCCGCTTGAGCGCCCCGAGGACCTGGTTGACATCGACTCGCTCACTCCCGAGGAGGCGGCGGCGCGGCGCGAGCGCGGCACGCTCGGCAGCATTTGGGGTTACGAGCGCGAGTGGCGCGACACGACGCTCAGCTACGACAAGAACGCGCCGTCGACGCAGGTGGCGATGATCATCGATCCGCCGGATGGCCGCATTCCCCCGCTGACGCCGGAAGGCGAGCAGCGCGCGGCCCAGGTGGCGGCCGACAACCGTCGCTATTCGACCAGCAACGTGGCCGGGCCGGAGGAAGTATCCCCCTACGTCCGCTGCATCACGCGCGGGTTGCCGAACCTGATGTTCCCGGGCGTCTACAACAACGGCCTGCAGATCTACCAGGGTCCCGGTTTCGTCGCCATTCAGAAGGAAATGATCCACGAGACGCGGGTCATTCCGACGACCGCCCAGCCGCGGCTGGGCGACAAGCTCGACACTTGGCTGGGCGACCCGCAGGGCCGCTGGGAGGGCGACACCCTGGTCGTCGAGACGACGAACTTCAACGGCCGCGCGTCGTTCCGCGGCTCGAGCCCCGACATGGTGCTGACCGAGCGGTTTACGCGGCTCAGCCCGACGCGACTGGAGTACCAGTTCACGGTGAGCGACCCGGCCATCTGGACCGCGCCGTACACGGGTCGCTTCACGTTCGATCTGGACGACGAGCAGTATGAACTGGTCGAGTACGCCTGCCACGAAGGCAACTACGGGATGACGAACATCCTGAGCGGCGCGCGGGCGCGCGAGGCCGAAGAGGCTAGCGGCCGCTAG
- a CDS encoding molybdopterin-dependent oxidoreductase, whose protein sequence is MSKETTRRDVLKGSVAAAGFGMVGLPHWAMPALAQGETLMEFTDVPEDTQWIRGPDRRIIDVRQIDGQFTPINQFFTTQHYGHPEIDTATHRLRVSGLVDTHLELSLADLRSMPSRDLVFGFECSGNRGPLNGLSSNGRWTGVPLRAVLERAGVQDEAREFVFFGADRGEEEVLWRGRTFNVDQQYGRSLERDQALGDEALLAYDLNGEPLTAHQGRPLRLLVPGWYGAPNVKWLAEIHVQKDQYLGRWQARSYRTLKGEMVNGEMKWKETAISTMRLKSYVARVTAVDGAHNVFGVVLNDGTPIHSVEVQIDNGPWQHATLDPSTMSERYSWKFFNYRWEGATPGEHTVTSRVTDANGNVQPTAEELENKMTFLESNEQFPRNVIIA, encoded by the coding sequence ATGTCGAAGGAAACGACCCGGCGTGATGTCCTGAAAGGAAGCGTGGCAGCGGCAGGTTTCGGGATGGTGGGGCTGCCTCACTGGGCGATGCCCGCACTCGCGCAGGGCGAGACACTGATGGAGTTCACGGACGTTCCGGAGGACACCCAGTGGATCCGCGGACCGGATCGCCGGATCATCGACGTCCGGCAGATCGACGGCCAATTCACGCCGATCAATCAGTTCTTCACGACACAGCATTACGGCCACCCCGAGATCGACACCGCGACGCACCGGCTGCGCGTCTCCGGGCTGGTCGACACGCACCTCGAACTCTCTCTCGCCGACCTGCGCTCCATGCCGAGCCGCGATCTCGTCTTCGGCTTCGAGTGCTCCGGCAACCGCGGCCCCCTCAACGGCCTGTCGAGCAACGGCCGCTGGACCGGCGTCCCGCTGCGCGCGGTCCTCGAGCGCGCAGGTGTGCAGGACGAGGCGCGCGAGTTCGTCTTCTTTGGCGCCGACCGCGGCGAGGAAGAAGTCCTGTGGCGTGGCCGGACGTTCAACGTCGATCAGCAGTACGGCCGGAGCCTAGAGCGAGATCAGGCCCTGGGCGACGAAGCCCTCCTCGCCTATGACCTGAACGGGGAGCCGCTGACCGCACACCAGGGCCGCCCCCTGCGGCTGCTGGTGCCCGGCTGGTACGGCGCGCCGAACGTCAAGTGGCTGGCCGAGATCCACGTGCAGAAGGACCAGTACCTCGGCCGGTGGCAGGCCCGTTCCTACCGGACGCTCAAGGGCGAGATGGTCAACGGCGAGATGAAGTGGAAGGAAACCGCCATCTCGACCATGCGCCTGAAGTCGTACGTCGCGCGGGTGACGGCGGTCGACGGCGCGCACAACGTCTTCGGCGTCGTGCTCAACGACGGGACGCCGATCCACTCCGTCGAGGTGCAGATCGACAACGGTCCGTGGCAGCACGCAACGCTCGACCCGTCCACGATGAGCGAGAGGTACTCCTGGAAGTTCTTCAACTACCGGTGGGAAGGCGCCACTCCGGGTGAGCACACCGTCACGTCGCGCGTGACTGACGCCAATGGCAACGTGCAGCCGACGGCGGAGGAACTCGAGAACAAGATGACGTTCCTCGAGTCCAACGAACAGTTCCCGCGGAACGTGATCATCGCGTAG
- a CDS encoding radical SAM/Cys-rich domain protein produces MAIALPTLSAREAPLAGAREQLAVLRRLPIDREFAAALHAGGLHPLRPTSLEVLQINVGKLCNQTCRHCHVDAGPDRSEVMTRETMVQCVEALRGTAIPTVDITGGAPELNPNFRWLVEQCSALGRHVIDRCNLTVLNLPSQADLVDFLARHRVEVVCSLPHYRQLNTDAQRGEGVFEKSIEALQRLNAAGYGAGRSGLRLVLVTNPVGAYLPPRQASLEQEWKRELDRRYGIRFDALYTITNMPISRFLEWLIESGNLESYMHRLVDAYNPTAARGVMCRNTLSVGWDGTLYDCDFNQMLELPVNGRSPRHIGDFDLGALEARTIVTDRHCFGCTAGAGSSCSGATVE; encoded by the coding sequence ATGGCCATAGCGCTGCCGACTCTTTCCGCGCGCGAGGCCCCGCTGGCCGGAGCCCGCGAGCAGCTTGCCGTGTTGCGTCGCCTGCCAATCGACCGGGAGTTTGCGGCGGCGCTCCATGCGGGGGGACTGCATCCGCTGCGTCCCACGAGCCTCGAGGTCCTTCAGATCAACGTCGGGAAGCTCTGTAACCAGACCTGCCGTCATTGCCATGTCGATGCCGGGCCGGATCGGAGCGAAGTGATGACGCGTGAGACCATGGTGCAGTGTGTCGAGGCGCTGCGCGGGACCGCTATCCCGACGGTCGACATCACCGGCGGAGCGCCGGAACTCAACCCGAACTTTCGCTGGCTGGTGGAGCAGTGCAGCGCCCTCGGCCGCCACGTGATCGACCGTTGCAATCTGACGGTTCTGAATCTGCCGTCGCAGGCGGACCTGGTCGACTTTCTCGCCAGGCACCGGGTGGAGGTCGTCTGTTCGTTGCCGCACTACCGGCAACTCAATACCGATGCGCAGCGGGGCGAGGGCGTCTTCGAGAAGTCGATCGAGGCGCTGCAGCGCTTGAATGCGGCGGGTTACGGCGCCGGTCGCTCCGGATTGCGGCTCGTGCTGGTCACGAATCCGGTCGGAGCGTACCTGCCGCCGAGACAGGCCTCGCTGGAGCAGGAATGGAAGCGGGAATTGGATCGGCGGTACGGCATCCGTTTCGACGCGCTGTACACGATCACCAATATGCCCATCAGCCGGTTCCTGGAATGGCTGATTGAATCGGGCAACCTCGAGTCCTACATGCACCGGCTGGTCGATGCCTACAATCCGACGGCGGCGAGAGGCGTCATGTGCCGGAACACGCTGTCGGTCGGCTGGGACGGGACCCTGTACGACTGCGACTTCAATCAGATGCTGGAACTACCGGTGAACGGACGATCGCCGCGGCACATCGGGGACTTCGATCTGGGCGCACTTGAAGCGCGCACGATCGTGACCGACCGCCATTGCTTCGGGTGCACGGCGGGCGCCGGGTCGAGCTGTTCGGGCGCGACTGTCGAGTAG
- a CDS encoding 4-carboxymuconolactone decarboxylase, protein MHDTYYHADDLERFSEIGKNRPELAEKFFAWYNAVFEDGALSAREKSLIALAVAHAVQCPYCIDAYSADALEKGADVDQMTEAVHVASAIRGGASLVHGVQMRNRAGRIGM, encoded by the coding sequence ATGCACGACACCTACTACCATGCGGACGACCTCGAACGGTTCTCTGAGATCGGCAAGAACCGGCCGGAACTGGCGGAGAAGTTCTTCGCCTGGTACAACGCCGTGTTCGAAGACGGCGCCCTTTCGGCCCGCGAGAAGTCGCTGATCGCCCTCGCGGTCGCCCATGCGGTGCAGTGTCCGTATTGCATCGATGCCTACAGCGCCGACGCCCTGGAGAAAGGCGCCGACGTGGACCAGATGACCGAAGCGGTCCACGTCGCCTCGGCCATCCGGGGCGGCGCGTCGCTGGTTCACGGTGTCCAGATGCGGAATCGCGCTGGCCGCATCGGCATGTGA
- a CDS encoding WYL domain-containing protein, whose translation MSRPARLLDLVQLLAGRRARPLKEIAERFGISERTAYRDLAELSLRGIPVYRNDYGYQLVEGATIRPLALTAAERAVLKLLLDNPAARKAPDVVKTLDLVEAKLDKATRQLEETPDALTLAGPERSGALAPGLTSQLEVAIRERKPISIHYRSLAGGLLAWRGVDPYGLFHRENAWYLVGRCHLHDEPRTFRVDRISQARPLTGTFNRPEFDIDRFLESTWAIYRGRNLHDIVIHFDPSFAPLIEEGSHHPTETVAKLGNGDLEYCVQLSHLEEIARWVVSFAGQARAVQPPELVTLVHEIASAAQDAHDPKAGKRPSRRQRPLPGLPTLDEPSDQRPLI comes from the coding sequence ATGAGTCGCCCCGCCCGCCTGCTGGATCTCGTGCAACTCCTGGCCGGACGCCGCGCGCGGCCGCTGAAGGAAATCGCCGAACGGTTCGGGATCTCCGAACGGACGGCCTACCGCGACCTCGCGGAGCTCTCCCTCCGCGGGATTCCGGTCTACCGGAACGACTACGGCTACCAGCTCGTCGAGGGCGCCACGATTCGCCCCCTTGCACTGACCGCGGCGGAACGCGCCGTGCTCAAACTGCTGCTCGACAACCCCGCGGCCCGGAAGGCGCCGGACGTGGTCAAGACGTTGGATCTCGTGGAAGCGAAGCTCGACAAGGCCACCCGCCAGCTCGAGGAAACGCCGGACGCCCTGACCCTCGCGGGCCCGGAACGATCGGGCGCACTCGCGCCGGGGCTGACTTCCCAGCTTGAAGTGGCGATCCGGGAACGCAAACCCATCTCCATCCACTACCGCTCGCTGGCAGGAGGGCTCCTGGCCTGGCGCGGCGTCGACCCGTACGGGCTGTTCCACCGCGAGAACGCGTGGTACCTCGTCGGGCGCTGCCATCTCCACGACGAACCTCGCACTTTCCGGGTCGATCGGATCTCCCAGGCGAGACCGCTGACCGGAACCTTCAACCGGCCAGAGTTCGACATCGACAGATTCCTCGAGAGCACCTGGGCGATCTACCGTGGCCGTAACCTGCACGACATCGTCATCCACTTCGACCCGTCGTTCGCCCCGCTGATAGAGGAGGGGTCCCACCACCCGACGGAAACAGTGGCGAAGCTGGGCAATGGAGATCTCGAGTACTGCGTGCAGCTCTCGCACCTCGAGGAGATCGCCCGCTGGGTCGTCAGCTTCGCTGGCCAGGCCCGAGCGGTCCAGCCCCCGGAGCTCGTCACGCTCGTCCATGAGATTGCGTCTGCCGCCCAGGACGCCCACGACCCAAAGGCCGGCAAACGCCCCAGCCGGCGGCAACGGCCACTCCCCGGCCTTCCCACTCTCGACGAACCGTCGGACCAGCGCCCGTTGATCTGA
- a CDS encoding ATP-binding protein: MIDRRVADDMMRGLGRQAAVALIGPRQVGKTTLAHQIATRADALYLDLETSEAREKLTSPALFLREYQDRLVVLDEIHRTPELFRELRGIIDEGRRQGRGIGRFLVLGSASMELLRQSGESLAGRIEYIELQPFDVMEVPSEAAATRSLWLRGGFPLSFLANTDVDSFAYRGNLVRTYLQREVAEFGPRIPAETLERLWTMLAHGQGTLLDASKLAASLSVSSPTVSRYVDLLVDLLMVRRLRPVHANVRKRLVKSPRVYVRDSGLLHALLRIDDYGALMGHPVVGASWEGFVIENLLRVAPSFTDAGFYRTSAGAEIDLVLDLPGRRGRWAIEVKHGLAPALARGFYHARDDLEVDRSFVVYSGEDRYPIAEDIEAIGLREMASLLAGM, encoded by the coding sequence ATGATAGATCGGAGGGTGGCCGACGATATGATGCGCGGTCTCGGGCGTCAGGCGGCAGTGGCGCTGATCGGCCCGCGCCAGGTGGGCAAGACAACGCTGGCGCATCAGATCGCCACGCGCGCGGACGCACTGTACCTGGATCTGGAGACGTCCGAGGCGCGCGAGAAGTTGACGTCCCCGGCGCTCTTCCTGCGGGAGTACCAAGACAGGCTGGTAGTCCTGGATGAGATTCACCGGACGCCGGAGCTCTTTCGTGAGCTTCGCGGGATCATCGATGAGGGGCGTCGGCAGGGCCGAGGGATCGGCCGTTTCCTGGTTCTCGGATCGGCTTCGATGGAGTTACTCCGTCAGTCGGGCGAAAGCCTCGCGGGCCGGATCGAGTACATCGAACTGCAGCCGTTTGACGTAATGGAAGTGCCGTCCGAGGCGGCGGCCACCAGAAGTCTCTGGCTGCGTGGCGGGTTCCCACTCAGCTTCCTTGCGAACACCGACGTCGACAGCTTTGCCTACCGGGGCAACCTCGTGCGCACGTATCTGCAGAGGGAAGTTGCCGAGTTCGGGCCGCGCATTCCGGCAGAAACGCTGGAGCGGCTCTGGACCATGCTGGCCCACGGCCAGGGCACGCTATTGGACGCTTCGAAGCTCGCGGCATCGTTGTCGGTCAGTTCACCGACCGTCAGCCGCTATGTCGACCTCCTGGTCGACCTGCTCATGGTCCGGCGGCTCCGGCCCGTCCATGCAAACGTTCGCAAGCGACTTGTCAAGTCGCCGAGGGTCTACGTCCGTGACAGCGGGCTTCTGCATGCTCTGCTTCGAATCGATGACTACGGGGCTCTGATGGGGCATCCGGTGGTCGGCGCGAGTTGGGAGGGTTTCGTCATCGAGAACCTGCTGCGCGTTGCGCCGTCCTTTACGGACGCTGGCTTCTACCGGACGTCCGCGGGAGCAGAGATCGACCTCGTGCTTGACCTGCCGGGCCGCCGCGGCCGCTGGGCGATCGAGGTAAAGCATGGCCTTGCGCCTGCACTGGCACGCGGTTTCTACCACGCGCGCGACGACCTGGAAGTAGATCGATCGTTTGTCGTCTACTCCGGCGAGGATCGCTACCCGATCGCGGAGGATATCGAGGCGATTGGCCTGCGTGAGATGGCGAGCCTGCTCGCGGGAATGTGA
- a CDS encoding DUF1592 domain-containing protein gives MPGALRGRDTRGGARTVRGREAVEQQGRRFLTRAVLACLAAVLGGPALHAPLDAAPAAPAAAAARPAAATAAQATEPAPRAVLQRYCFTCHNERLRTGGLALDALDMTQVGEHADVWEAVIRKLRTGAMPPAGRPRPDPATYDAIVAWLETELDRAALASPDPGRPTLHRLNRTEYRNAVRDLLAVDIDPALLPADNAAYGFDNNADALTLSSALTERYLGAAARIAEMALGRPRGTPAPETFFVPTDRDQDTRVSDELPFGSRGGASFHYYFPADGEYLFEMRPKESGVAGGFEGVTAEPHELHVSLDGEKAWTGIVQRPPDVRGDERNRLILESMRFRAPVSAGSRRVRVYFTAKTSAYVEDLFDPYLRRDPYRAPNGEPRVSSVTITGPFPETAAPGDSPSRRRLLICAPPPAAAEAEAAACAHRIIATLARRAWRRPVTDADLEIPLGLYGDGAARGGFEAGIELAVRGILVSPNFLFRFEDQPASVESNTPYRISDLELASRLSFFLWSSVPDDELLDRAVAGELRDPEVLREQVRRMLSDPRSQALVDNFAGQWLHIRNVAGFQPSPEVLFHFDDNLRQAFEQETKLFFESIIRENRSVLDLLDADYTFLNERLARHYGIPGVYGEHFRRVALPPDSVRRGLLGQGSILTGTSRANRTSPVIRGKWIMENILGTPPPPPPPDVPDLVEERDPRKVLPMREQLAVHRANPVCAACHAQMDQLGFALENFDAIGEWRDIYTSGLPIDASAEFPDGTTFDGPGELRELLLSHSDDFLITAINRLLTYALGRGLEATDMPTVRQIKRGAAGDRYRFESLVQGVVASTPFQMRMAQDRTN, from the coding sequence ATGCCCGGCGCCCTGCGCGGCCGCGATACCAGAGGAGGCGCTCGGACGGTGAGGGGCCGCGAAGCCGTGGAGCAGCAGGGTCGGAGATTCCTGACGCGGGCGGTGTTGGCGTGCCTGGCGGCCGTGCTCGGCGGGCCTGCCCTGCACGCGCCGCTGGACGCGGCGCCAGCGGCGCCGGCTGCCGCCGCGGCGAGACCGGCCGCCGCGACCGCCGCGCAGGCAACGGAGCCGGCTCCTCGCGCCGTCCTGCAACGCTACTGTTTTACCTGCCACAACGAGCGCCTCCGCACGGGCGGGCTGGCTCTCGACGCTCTCGACATGACGCAGGTCGGCGAGCACGCGGACGTCTGGGAGGCGGTGATCCGCAAGCTGCGGACCGGCGCCATGCCGCCCGCCGGACGCCCGCGGCCCGACCCTGCGACCTACGACGCCATCGTAGCCTGGCTCGAAACGGAGCTCGACCGCGCCGCCCTCGCCAGCCCCGACCCCGGCCGGCCTACCCTGCACCGCCTGAACCGCACGGAGTACCGCAACGCAGTCCGCGACCTGCTTGCGGTCGACATCGATCCGGCCCTGCTCCCCGCCGACAACGCGGCGTACGGCTTCGACAACAATGCCGACGCGCTCACCCTGTCATCGGCCCTTACCGAACGCTACCTGGGCGCAGCCGCGCGGATCGCCGAGATGGCGCTCGGGCGGCCGCGCGGCACGCCCGCACCGGAGACGTTCTTTGTCCCGACCGACCGCGATCAGGACACCCGGGTGAGTGACGAGTTGCCATTCGGCTCGCGGGGCGGCGCCTCGTTCCACTACTACTTCCCGGCCGACGGCGAGTACCTGTTCGAGATGCGGCCGAAGGAAAGCGGCGTCGCGGGCGGCTTTGAAGGGGTAACCGCGGAGCCGCACGAGCTCCATGTAAGCCTCGACGGCGAGAAGGCCTGGACCGGCATCGTGCAGAGGCCGCCGGACGTGCGCGGCGACGAACGGAACCGGCTGATCCTGGAGAGCATGCGTTTCCGCGCACCGGTGTCGGCCGGCTCCCGTCGGGTGCGGGTGTACTTCACCGCCAAGACCTCCGCCTATGTGGAGGACCTGTTCGATCCCTACCTGCGCCGTGATCCGTACCGGGCGCCGAACGGCGAACCGCGAGTATCCAGTGTCACGATTACGGGCCCGTTCCCGGAGACTGCAGCACCCGGAGACTCGCCCAGCCGCCGCCGGTTGCTGATCTGCGCCCCGCCCCCCGCCGCCGCCGAGGCGGAAGCTGCCGCCTGCGCGCACCGGATTATCGCAACGCTGGCCCGGCGCGCCTGGCGGCGCCCGGTCACCGATGCCGACCTGGAGATCCCGCTGGGCCTGTATGGCGACGGCGCCGCCCGGGGCGGTTTCGAAGCGGGCATCGAACTCGCGGTGCGGGGGATTCTGGTCAGCCCCAACTTCCTGTTCCGCTTCGAGGACCAGCCGGCGTCGGTCGAATCCAATACGCCATACCGCATCTCCGACCTGGAATTGGCCTCGCGCCTCTCGTTCTTCCTCTGGAGCAGCGTCCCGGACGACGAGCTACTCGACCGGGCCGTCGCCGGCGAGCTACGCGACCCGGAAGTGCTTCGGGAACAGGTGCGGCGAATGCTGTCGGACCCGCGCTCGCAGGCGCTGGTCGACAACTTCGCCGGCCAGTGGCTGCACATTCGCAACGTGGCGGGGTTCCAGCCGAGCCCGGAGGTGCTGTTCCATTTCGACGACAACCTGCGCCAGGCCTTCGAGCAGGAAACAAAGCTGTTCTTCGAGAGCATCATCCGCGAGAACCGAAGCGTTCTCGACCTGCTGGACGCCGACTACACCTTTCTGAACGAGCGCCTGGCCCGGCACTACGGCATCCCCGGCGTGTACGGCGAGCACTTCCGCCGGGTCGCGCTGCCGCCCGACAGCGTGCGGCGCGGGCTCCTCGGCCAGGGCTCGATTCTCACCGGCACGTCGAGAGCCAACCGGACGTCGCCCGTCATCCGCGGCAAGTGGATCATGGAGAACATTCTCGGCACGCCCCCGCCGCCCCCGCCACCCGACGTCCCCGACCTCGTCGAGGAGCGCGACCCTCGCAAGGTGCTTCCGATGCGGGAGCAGTTGGCGGTCCATCGCGCCAACCCGGTCTGCGCGGCCTGTCACGCACAGATGGACCAGTTGGGCTTCGCGCTGGAGAATTTCGACGCGATCGGCGAGTGGCGCGATATCTATACCTCCGGCCTGCCGATCGACGCGTCGGCGGAATTCCCCGACGGCACCACCTTCGACGGCCCGGGCGAGCTTCGCGAACTGCTGCTCAGCCACTCGGACGATTTCCTGATCACGGCGATCAACCGGCTGCTGACCTACGCACTCGGGCGCGGGCTGGAAGCGACCGACATGCCGACGGTGCGGCAGATCAAGCGGGGCGCGGCGGGCGACCGCTACCGGTTCGAGTCGCTGGTTCAGGGAGTGGTCGCGAGCACGCCATTCCAGATGCGGATGGCCCAGGATCGGACGAACTGA
- a CDS encoding DUF1552 domain-containing protein, which yields MLITKQALPRRTFLRGMGATLALPLLDAMTPAMSARAPGAPRFAAVYVGNGMNMFDWTPPTDGVGFELSPILQPLEPFRKQMLVLSGLDNYPATDQGDTGGQHPRAAPAFMSSMHPKQTEGADVEAGTTVDQMIAELICADSKLPSLEVSVDRNDVVGACDHGYACAYMNSLSWKTPTMPLPAETNPRFVFERLFGSGDTPEERQLRVEEDRSILDGLTREIGALASRLGGHDRGKLNEYLDSIRDVEQRIARAESTNSDFAVPERPVGVPETFREYAELMFDLQVLAFQADITRVTSFMLARENINRSYNEIGLPEAHHSMSHHGNNPEKMQDFTKLNTYHADTLAYYLDRLRSIPDGDGTLLDATVVLYGSGMSDGNIHNNYNVPVVVVGGPERGLQGNRHLVYPKGTPLANLSLSLMAKFGVHEEQFGDSTGRLPLLSGV from the coding sequence ATGCTGATCACGAAGCAGGCGCTGCCAAGACGGACCTTCCTGCGCGGCATGGGCGCGACGCTGGCCCTTCCGCTGCTCGATGCGATGACGCCGGCCATGTCGGCCCGGGCGCCGGGAGCGCCGCGGTTCGCCGCGGTCTACGTCGGCAACGGCATGAACATGTTCGACTGGACCCCGCCGACCGACGGCGTCGGATTCGAGCTCTCCCCCATCCTGCAGCCGCTGGAGCCATTCCGGAAGCAGATGCTCGTGCTGAGCGGGCTGGACAATTACCCGGCGACCGATCAGGGCGACACCGGCGGCCAACACCCGCGCGCCGCTCCGGCCTTCATGAGCTCCATGCATCCGAAGCAGACCGAGGGCGCGGACGTCGAGGCGGGCACGACGGTTGATCAGATGATCGCCGAGTTGATTTGCGCCGACTCCAAGCTCCCCTCCCTCGAGGTTTCCGTCGACCGCAACGATGTCGTCGGCGCCTGCGACCACGGTTACGCATGCGCCTACATGAATTCGCTCTCGTGGAAGACGCCGACCATGCCGCTTCCGGCCGAGACGAATCCGCGGTTCGTCTTCGAGCGGCTCTTCGGCAGCGGTGACACCCCCGAGGAGCGTCAGTTGCGCGTCGAGGAGGACCGCAGCATCCTGGACGGCCTCACCCGAGAGATCGGGGCGCTGGCCAGCCGTCTCGGCGGACACGACCGCGGGAAGCTGAACGAGTACCTCGACTCCATCCGCGACGTCGAACAGCGCATCGCGCGCGCCGAGTCGACGAACAGCGACTTCGCGGTGCCGGAACGCCCGGTCGGCGTGCCGGAGACCTTCCGCGAGTACGCCGAGCTGATGTTCGACCTGCAGGTGCTCGCGTTCCAGGCCGACATCACCCGCGTCACGTCGTTCATGCTGGCCCGCGAGAACATCAACCGGTCCTACAACGAGATCGGGCTGCCCGAGGCGCACCACTCGATGTCGCACCACGGGAACAACCCGGAGAAGATGCAGGACTTCACGAAGCTGAACACCTACCACGCCGACACCCTGGCCTACTACCTGGACCGACTGCGGTCGATTCCCGACGGCGACGGGACGCTCCTTGACGCAACCGTCGTCCTCTACGGCAGCGGAATGAGCGACGGCAACATCCACAACAACTACAACGTGCCGGTGGTTGTCGTCGGCGGGCCGGAGCGCGGACTCCAGGGGAACCGCCACCTCGTCTATCCGAAGGGCACTCCGCTCGCGAACCTGTCGCTCAGTCTGATGGCCAAGTTCGGCGTGCACGAGGAGCAGTTCGGCGACAGCACCGGGCGACTGCCTCTGCTCTCCGGCGTGTAG
- a CDS encoding VOC family protein yields the protein MTDGADSSPLYKAAFPFADDVLALPVQDIDRAAEWYGARFGLVETERRTSPTPTVIMERDGVRIGFAVNGGDPSQEGAAILVTDIARARDELKASGVKAANWRVDERDGRKYQVFFVVAPDGLCYYFHQPLRQTGA from the coding sequence ATGACTGACGGCGCGGACTCGTCCCCACTCTACAAGGCGGCGTTTCCGTTCGCCGACGACGTCCTGGCGCTGCCCGTTCAGGACATCGATCGGGCCGCCGAGTGGTACGGCGCCAGGTTCGGACTCGTCGAAACAGAGCGACGCACGAGCCCCACCCCCACCGTGATCATGGAGCGGGACGGCGTCCGCATAGGATTCGCCGTCAACGGTGGCGACCCGAGCCAGGAAGGCGCCGCCATCCTCGTGACCGACATCGCCAGAGCCCGCGACGAACTGAAGGCCAGCGGCGTGAAGGCCGCCAACTGGCGAGTGGACGAGCGCGACGGCCGGAAGTACCAGGTCTTCTTCGTCGTAGCGCCGGACGGGCTCTGCTACTACTTTCACCAGCCACTCCGCCAGACCGGCGCGTAG